From the Desulfuromonas sp. genome, the window CAAGGAGAGTCTGCCTCGGCACCATTACAGTCATAAAAAAATTGATGACAAACTCTCGGAGGACGCGTTTGAGCTTTATCTCAAGAGCCTCGACAGCCAGAAACGTTTTTTGCTCAAGCCGGACACGGTTATTCTCAACCCTTTCCGCCGACAGATTGACAATGAACTCAAGTCGGGAAATATCCGTTTCCCCCTGGTAACGACCCAGATCATAAAAGACCGCCTCGAAGCGACCGAAAAAATAATAGAGGATCTGCTCAGCCGCGATTTCGATTTCACTTTGAAGGAGAGTTTCGAAACCGATCCGGATAAACTCGATTTCGCCTCGACCGAACAAGAACTGAAGAACCGTTGGCGTAAACTTATCAAGTACCAGGTACTGAACCGTTACCTCGAACTTGAAGAAGAGGAGAAAGCCAACAAGGATAACAAGGAGCATAGCGTCAAGCCCCGTACGCCGTCGGAACGGCAGCAGGAGGCCCGCGATAAAACCCTGAAAAGCTTCCGCAACCTCTTCTCCCGGCTGAAGAAGAACACCGAGCAGGATTATTTCAATACCTACCTCAATGCGGTGACCAGGGCGTTTGATCCGCATACCGTCTACCTGCCGCCAAAGGCGAAGGAAGACTTTGATATCAGCATGCGCGGATCACTCGAAGGCATCGGTGCAACCCTGCGCGAAGAAGATGGATACATCAAGGTCGTCCGGATTATCCCGGGCAGTGCTGCCTCCCGTCAGGGCGAACTCGAAGCCGAGGATCAGATCATCAAGGTGGCCCAGGGGACCGACGAACCGGTTGATATTGTTGACATGCGCCTGCGCGATGCGGTCAGCCTGATCCGTGGCAAAAAGGGTTCGGAGGTACGACTGACCGTTAAAAAGCCGGATGCCCGGATCGTCGTGATCCCGATCATCCGCGACGTTGTTCAAATCGAGGAAACCTTTGTCAAGGGAACGATCTTCGAAGAGAACAAGCAGAAAATCGGTTATATCAAGATCCCGAGTTTCTATCGTGATTTTGCCGGATCCCGGAAAGGGAAGGGACGAAATGCGACGGATGATGTACGGGCCGAACTTGAAAAGTTAAAGAAAGAAAAAATCGACGGTCTGATTATTGATTTGCGCAACGACGGCGGCGGCGCCTTGACCGATGCCGTCAAGATTGCCGGTTTCTTCATTGAGGAGGGTCCGGTCGTTCAGGTCCGCGACAGCAGCGGCTCTTCGCGCACGCACGCCGACGAAAGCGGCACTGTTCTGTACGATGGCCCGCTGGCGGTTATGGTCAACCAGTTCAGTGCATCCTCTTCGGAAATCCTGGCTGCCGTGCTTCAGGATTACGGCCGGGCGGTTATTGTCGGCGGCAATCATACGCACGGCAAAGGTACCGTCCAGGCCATTATCGAACTTGATCGCCGTCTCCCTTTCCGTAATATGGCCCAGTACAAACCCCTCGGGGCGCTCAAAATAACCATTCAGAAATTCTACCGGGTCAGCGGCGAATCAACCCAGTATCGCGGCATTGTGCCGGATATCATCCTGCCGGATCGGCTCGGACACCTGAAATCGGGAGAGCAGTACAGTGACCATTCCCTCCCCTGGGACACTGTCGAGGCAATCGACTACGAGAAATGGGACGCCTTCAGTCTGCCGATAGCAAAACTGCAGCAACTCAGCAAAAAACGGGTTGCTTCGAACGAGGATTTTCAACGCATCATAGAGGAAGCCGGGCGGGCTCGCGAGCGGAGTGAAAAAACGGTACGGCCGCTGAATATTGACGCGCTGCGTCAGGAGAGAGCCGAGACCAAACAGCTCGCCGACGAAGAAGAGCTCTCCGCGCCGCATGGTAAAAAAGGTGACAATCCGGAGGATTGGATCGAACAGGCGAAGAAGGATCCGTATATCAGTGAAACCCGGCATATTTTGTCCGACATCAATAACCTGCCGAGCAGCTCGTTGGCAAAAAGCAGCGAGTGACCGGCAGGTTATGGCAAACATCCCGAAGTTGCAAAATGATGCTTGATTCAACCCTGCTTTCTGTCTATGTTCTATAAATTCAATTCATTATTATGGTCACTCGCTCGCAAGACAAGGTCGACCCGCTTTTTCTTCAAGGAGGATGTTATGAAAAGGGCCATTTCGGTTCTGCTTTTGGCCACTACTCTTTCACTTGCCGCCGTAGCATCACTGTATGCTGAAACCATTTACGTCGGCGACCGTCTGGTCGTTGGCATCCGTGCGACTCCGGAGGCGGCCGCTCCGTCAATCGGCAACCTGACATCGGATGACCCGGTTGAACTCCTGGAAGAAGGCGATGTTTTTTTCCTCGTCAGAACGGAAGATGGCACGGAAGGGTACATCAAAAAACAGTACCTGACCCGGTCCCGGCCGAAAAATCTGATTATAGCAGACCTCGAAAAAAAGCTGGCCCGGGAGAAGAAAGCGCTGGCCGATCTTAAGGCATCGATGTCGAGTTCCGAGTCCGATCTTGAGAAAAATCAGGCCAAACTGAATGCCACGATCGAGCAACTGCAACAGCAGCTGGCCGAGCAGGAAAAGGAACTGACCGAGCGTGCCAAGGGAGCGGAGAACCTGAAACAGGATCTGGCCGAGGCCCGCAAAAAGTTCAATAACCTGAAAAAGGATTCCGAAGATGTCATCAGCATCGTCAACGAACGGGAAAGGCTCAAGCAGGAAAACGCGGGATTGACCGATGAGCTGAACTCGCTGCGCGAAGAGAATGCTTATCTGTTGCGAAGCGGAGTTATCAAGTGGTTTCTGGCCGGCGCCGGCGTGCTTTTTATCGGCTGGATGATCGGTAAAAGTTCACGCCGTAAGCGGCGCTATTGATGGCGCTGCAAACTGACCATAAAACGAAGGACAATTTTTATATGAAACTATTTCGCCATCTTTTCCTGACCGGACTTCTGCTGTCCCTGCTCCTGGCCGCCTGCGACAATGGCGATCGTTTCAGCTTTTTACGTCCCAACGATGTCATTCTCGCTTTTGGCGACAGCCTGACGCATGGAACCGGGGCCAGCGAAGACAAGAGTTACCCGGCCCAGCTCGAA encodes:
- a CDS encoding tail-specific protease — protein: MLNQSKIFCTILLIILMVVFSGPISASTATQEYNPSRAKLLGYMLKESLPRHHYSHKKIDDKLSEDAFELYLKSLDSQKRFLLKPDTVILNPFRRQIDNELKSGNIRFPLVTTQIIKDRLEATEKIIEDLLSRDFDFTLKESFETDPDKLDFASTEQELKNRWRKLIKYQVLNRYLELEEEEKANKDNKEHSVKPRTPSERQQEARDKTLKSFRNLFSRLKKNTEQDYFNTYLNAVTRAFDPHTVYLPPKAKEDFDISMRGSLEGIGATLREEDGYIKVVRIIPGSAASRQGELEAEDQIIKVAQGTDEPVDIVDMRLRDAVSLIRGKKGSEVRLTVKKPDARIVVIPIIRDVVQIEETFVKGTIFEENKQKIGYIKIPSFYRDFAGSRKGKGRNATDDVRAELEKLKKEKIDGLIIDLRNDGGGALTDAVKIAGFFIEEGPVVQVRDSSGSSRTHADESGTVLYDGPLAVMVNQFSASSSEILAAVLQDYGRAVIVGGNHTHGKGTVQAIIELDRRLPFRNMAQYKPLGALKITIQKFYRVSGESTQYRGIVPDIILPDRLGHLKSGEQYSDHSLPWDTVEAIDYEKWDAFSLPIAKLQQLSKKRVASNEDFQRIIEEAGRARERSEKTVRPLNIDALRQERAETKQLADEEELSAPHGKKGDNPEDWIEQAKKDPYISETRHILSDINNLPSSSLAKSSE
- a CDS encoding TIGR04211 family SH3 domain-containing protein, with protein sequence MFYKFNSLLWSLARKTRSTRFFFKEDVMKRAISVLLLATTLSLAAVASLYAETIYVGDRLVVGIRATPEAAAPSIGNLTSDDPVELLEEGDVFFLVRTEDGTEGYIKKQYLTRSRPKNLIIADLEKKLAREKKALADLKASMSSSESDLEKNQAKLNATIEQLQQQLAEQEKELTERAKGAENLKQDLAEARKKFNNLKKDSEDVISIVNERERLKQENAGLTDELNSLREENAYLLRSGVIKWFLAGAGVLFIGWMIGKSSRRKRRY